In one Dermatophilaceae bacterium Sec6.4 genomic region, the following are encoded:
- a CDS encoding aldose 1-epimerase family protein, which translates to MQTVFPSGEQWTIQHGDHEAVIVGVGGGLRSYRVGERDLLHGYPESAKADAGRGQVLMPWPNRIRDGKYTFADKTQQLALTEPARSNSSHGLVRWANWTVQQHDADAVVVQHVLRPQPGWDWTLRLQIAYTLSDNGLMVTPSATNLSNSTAPFGYGAHPYLTVGESIDDEVTLTVPGARTLTVDEQLIPIGSARVEGTAFDFRDGASIGATQLDHCYAWLTAHDGRWSVSVQLGEHRTTLWADATRFPYAQVFTGDSLPEQKARRTGIAVEPMTCPSNAFNSGDGLLSLEPGQTWTGSWGIKGS; encoded by the coding sequence ATGCAGACAGTCTTTCCCAGTGGCGAGCAGTGGACCATCCAGCACGGCGACCATGAGGCGGTGATCGTCGGTGTCGGCGGCGGACTGCGTAGTTACCGGGTCGGTGAGCGTGATCTGCTGCACGGCTACCCCGAGAGCGCCAAGGCGGATGCCGGGCGCGGGCAGGTGCTGATGCCCTGGCCCAACCGGATCCGGGACGGGAAATACACCTTCGCCGACAAAACCCAGCAGTTGGCCCTCACCGAACCGGCCCGGTCCAACTCCTCCCACGGACTCGTGCGCTGGGCCAACTGGACTGTGCAGCAACACGATGCTGATGCAGTTGTGGTCCAGCACGTGCTGCGCCCGCAGCCAGGATGGGACTGGACGCTGCGCTTGCAGATCGCCTACACGCTCAGCGACAACGGGCTGATGGTCACGCCGTCGGCGACGAACCTCAGTAACAGCACGGCGCCGTTCGGGTACGGCGCGCACCCGTACCTGACTGTCGGTGAGTCGATCGACGACGAGGTCACGCTCACCGTCCCGGGCGCCCGCACCCTGACCGTCGACGAACAGCTGATCCCGATCGGTTCGGCCCGGGTAGAAGGCACGGCGTTCGACTTCCGTGACGGCGCGTCGATCGGGGCCACCCAGCTGGACCACTGCTACGCCTGGCTCACTGCCCATGACGGTCGATGGTCGGTGTCAGTTCAGCTGGGCGAGCACCGCACGACGTTGTGGGCGGACGCAACCAGGTTTCCCTACGCGCAGGTGTTCACCGGTGACTCGTTGCCGGAGCAGAAGGCGCGGCGCACCGGCATCGCCGTCGAGCCGATGACCTGCCCGTCCAACGCGTTCAACTCCGGCGACGGACTGCTGTCGCTGGAGCCGGGACAGACCTGGACCGGCAGCTGGGGCATCAAAGGGTCCTGA
- a CDS encoding AMP-binding protein: MSVIPVSPDATPSYASGISDVPLLGSTIGADLRRTAAVHGAREALVDVLSGRRWTYDELVADVDLVARALLATGVQRGDRVGIWAPNLPEWVLVQYATASIGALLVCVNPAYRAHELSYVLQQSGMRTLFSATTHKSSDYRAMVEQVRGKCPELRQVVYIGDGSWEDLLSRAGEVSAAQLDRRAAELAPDQPINIQYTSGTTGFPKGATLTHHNILNNGYFVGELVGYTHEDRIAVPVPFYHCFGMVMGNLAATSHGACVVIPAPSFEPRVTLKAVQQERCTSLYGVPTMFLAELGLDDFDTFDLSTLRTGIMAGSPCPVEVMKRVIADMHMSEVAICYGMTETSPVSLMTRMDDDLARRTETVGQVMPHLEVQVIDPATGLPAARGVTGELCTRGYSVMLGYWEQPDKTAEAMDAARWMHTGDLATMDERGYVAIVGRIKDLVIRGGENVYPREVEEFLYTHPDIADVQVIGVPDERYGEELMAWVVMRPDRAALDVGALRAFCDGKLAHYKIPRYVHVTQEFPMTVTGKVRKVEMREAALRLLSSTD; encoded by the coding sequence ATGTCCGTGATCCCCGTGTCGCCCGACGCGACCCCGTCCTATGCCAGCGGGATCTCAGATGTCCCGCTGCTGGGGAGCACCATCGGTGCCGATCTACGTCGCACGGCCGCTGTGCACGGGGCTCGGGAAGCGCTGGTCGACGTGCTCAGCGGGCGGCGGTGGACCTACGACGAGCTGGTCGCCGACGTGGATCTGGTCGCGAGGGCGCTGCTCGCAACCGGGGTGCAGCGGGGGGACCGGGTGGGCATCTGGGCGCCGAATCTGCCCGAATGGGTGCTGGTGCAGTACGCGACGGCGAGCATCGGTGCACTCCTGGTGTGTGTCAACCCGGCGTACCGGGCGCATGAACTGTCCTACGTGCTCCAGCAGTCCGGCATGCGCACCCTCTTCAGCGCGACCACCCACAAGAGCTCGGACTACCGCGCGATGGTGGAACAGGTGCGGGGGAAGTGCCCCGAGCTTCGCCAGGTCGTCTACATCGGGGATGGCAGTTGGGAGGACCTGTTGTCACGCGCGGGGGAGGTCAGTGCGGCGCAATTGGACCGGCGTGCCGCTGAGCTGGCGCCGGATCAGCCGATCAACATCCAGTACACCTCCGGCACCACGGGATTCCCCAAAGGTGCGACCCTCACCCACCACAACATCCTGAACAACGGCTACTTCGTCGGTGAGCTGGTCGGCTACACCCACGAGGACCGGATCGCCGTGCCGGTGCCGTTCTACCACTGCTTCGGGATGGTGATGGGCAACCTCGCGGCCACCTCACACGGAGCGTGTGTCGTCATACCGGCGCCGTCCTTCGAACCCCGCGTCACCCTGAAGGCGGTGCAGCAGGAACGGTGTACCTCGCTGTACGGCGTGCCCACGATGTTTCTCGCCGAGCTGGGACTGGACGACTTCGACACGTTCGACCTGAGCACGCTGCGGACCGGGATCATGGCGGGCTCACCCTGCCCCGTGGAGGTGATGAAGCGGGTCATCGCCGATATGCACATGAGCGAGGTGGCCATCTGCTACGGGATGACTGAGACGTCGCCGGTGTCGCTGATGACGCGGATGGACGATGACCTCGCGCGTCGCACCGAAACCGTCGGGCAGGTGATGCCGCACCTGGAAGTACAGGTCATCGACCCGGCGACGGGCCTGCCCGCGGCTCGCGGCGTCACCGGTGAGCTGTGTACGCGTGGCTACAGCGTGATGCTCGGCTACTGGGAGCAGCCCGACAAGACCGCTGAGGCGATGGACGCGGCGCGTTGGATGCACACCGGCGACCTCGCGACGATGGACGAGCGCGGTTACGTCGCCATCGTCGGGCGCATCAAGGACCTGGTCATCCGCGGCGGTGAGAATGTCTATCCCCGTGAGGTCGAGGAGTTTCTTTACACCCACCCGGACATTGCCGACGTGCAGGTTATCGGGGTACCGGACGAGCGGTACGGCGAGGAACTGATGGCCTGGGTGGTCATGCGGCCGGACCGCGCCGCGTTGGACGTCGGGGCGCTGCGAGCCTTCTGCGACGGCAAGCTCGCGCACTACAAGATCCCGCGGTATGTGCACGTCACGCAGGAGTTCCCGATGACGGTAACCGGCAAGGTTCGCAAGGTGGAGATGCGCGAGGCGGCACTTCGGCTCCTGTCCAGCACCGACTGA